The DNA segment TCGACCGCGTGTTGGGCGGCGGTTTGGTGGACGGCGCGGTGATTCTGCTTGGCGGCGATCCGGGCATCGGCAAATCGACGCTGCTTTTGCAAACCGTGGCCAAAATGGCGCAGAGCCGCAAGGTTCTGTATGTGTCGGGCGAAGAATCGGCACAACAGGTTGCCTTGCGCGCGCAGCGTTTGGAGCTGCCCACCGAGGGCGTGAACCTGCTGGCCGAAATCCGTATGGAAGCGATTCAGACGGCCTTAAAACAGCATCAGCCGGAAGTTGTGGTTATCGACTCGATTCAGACCATGTATTCCGACCAGATTACCAGCGCGCCAGGCAGCGTGTCGCAAGTGCGCGAGTGTGCCGCCCAGCTTACGCGCATGGCCAAACAGATGGGCATTGCCATGATTCTGGTCGGCCACGTTACCAAAGACGGCGCGATTGCCGGCCCGCGCGTGTTGGAGCATATGGTTGATACCGTTTTATATTTTGAGGGCGACCAGCATTCCAACTACCGCATGATACGCGCCATCAAAAACCGCTTCGGCGCGGTCAACGAGTTGGGCGTATTCGCCATGACCGAACACGGCCTCAAAGGCGTGTCCAACCCTTCGGCGATTTTTCTGGCCAGCTACCGCGACGATGTGGCAGGCTCGTGCGTCTTGGTAACGCAGGAAGGCAGCCGCCCGCTGCTGGTGGAAATCCAAGCCCTTGTGGACGACGCGCACGGCTTCGCACCCAAACGCCTTACCGTCGGCTTGGAGCAAAACCGCCTTTCCATGCTTTTGGCCGTACTCAACCGCCATGCCGGCATCGCCTGCTTCGACCAAGACGTGTTTCTCAATGCGGTCGGCGGCGTAAAAATCAGCGAACCGGCGGCGGATTTGGCGGTGATTCTCGCCATGCTCTCGAGCTTCCGCAACAAGCCTTTGCCAGAAAAAATGGTGGCTTTCGGCGAAATCGGCCTCAGCGGCGAAGTACGCCCCGTCGCGCGCGGGCAGGAGCGGCTGAAAGAAGCGGAAAAACTCGGTTTCAAACGCGCCATCGTGCCCAAAGCCAATTTACCGCGCAGCAAAAAAGAGTTTCCGAATCTGGAACTTTACGGCGTGGAGCGGCTGGATAAGGCGGTGGAACTGTGCCGTGATTTGGCGCAAAGCGATTAGGCGTGGAAAAACGGCACGGTTTGCAGCATATGGAAGACAATGCCGTATTCAGCCAAACAACGCCGCCCGCAGAAAACAGGCCGTCTGAAAATCACAATGTGTTTTTCAGACGGCCTGATGTTTTCCTGCGCCGCCAAATGCCGTAGCCCGCACGCTTGGGCGGCACACGCTACCGAGCAGTAGCACATTGTCTGCCGTGCCGTACACAGCGTAGGGGGTGCGGCGCAGACACGCAGCGCGTTTTGCCGACCAATTCCCCGCCAATCGGAAAAAGGCCGTCTGAAAACTGCAATATGGTTTTCAGACGGCCTGTTTGCCTATATGGGATGGGGGAGGCTTAATCCGGCTTTTTAAAATGACGGCGGCGTTCGATTTCGCTCAGATAGCGTTTGCGCAGGCGGATGGATTGTGGGGTGATTTCCACCAGTTCGTCGTCATCGATAAATTCCACCGCGCTCTCGAGCGTTAATTTAATCGGCGTGGTCAGGCGCACGGCTTCGTCGGTGCCGCTGGCGCGCACGTTGGTGAGTTTTTTGCCCTTGAGCGGGTTGACCACCAAATCGTTGTCGCGGCTGTGGATGCCGATAATCATGCCTTCGTAGATTTTTTCGCCGGGCGAAACAAACATGCGGCCGCGGTCTTCCAAGTTCCACAGCGCGTAGGCTACGGCTTCGCCTTGCTCTTGTGAGACGAGTACGCCGTTGTGGCGGCCGGGCATATCGGGTTTCACGGGCGCGTAGTCGTCAAACACATGGCTCATCAGGCCTGTGCCGCGCGTCATGGTCATAAATTCGCCTTGGAATCCGATCAGGCCGCGTGCGGGAATATGGTATTCGAGGCGGGTACGGCCGTTGCCGTCGCTTTCCATATTGGTCAGCTCGCCACGGCGGCGGCCGAGTTCTTCCATCACCGCGCCCTGGTTGTCGTCGGGCACATCCACGGTAAGGTTTTCATACGGCTCGCATTTTTGGCCGTTAATTTCGCGGAATACCACGCGCGGTTTGCCGACGGCCATCTCGTAACCTTCGCGGCGCATGTTTTCCAGCAAAATGGTCAGGTGCAGCTCGCCGCGTCCCGATACGCGGAATACGTCGGCATCGGCGGTGTCTTCCACGCGCAGGGCAACGTTGGTGAGCAGCTCTTTTTGCAGGCGGTCGCGGATTTGGCGGCTGGTTACGAATTTGCCTTCGGTGCCGGCCAGCGGGCTGGTGTTGACCATGAAGTCCATCGTCAGCGTCGGTTCGTCCACGCTGAGCATCGGTACGCCGACGGGGTTTTCTTTATCGCAAATGGTTACGCCGATGCCGATGTCTTCAATGCCGGAAATAATCACGATGTCGCCGGCTTCGGCTTCATCTTGCGGCACGCGCTCCAAGCCTTTGAAGCCGAGCAACTGGTTGATGCGGCCTTGGGCGACTTGGGTTTCGTGGTTCATTACGGCAACAACCTGGCCGGGTTTGATGCGGCCGTTGAGAATGCGGCCGATGCCGAGGCGGCCGGTGTAGTTGTCGTAGTCCAGTTGCGAAATTTGCAGTTGCAGGGGTGCATCGGCATCGCCGCTTGGCTCGGGCGTGTGCTTCAAAATGGTTTCAAACAACACGCGCATATCGTTTTCGGTGCCGTCTTCCTCCAAGCGTGCAAAGCCGCTCAAACCCGACGCATAAACAATGGGGAAATCCAACTGTTCGTCGCTTGCGCCGAGCTTGTCAAACAACTCGAAAGTCTGGTCAATCACCCAGCTTGCACGGGCGGACGGTTTGTCGATTTTGTTGATGACCACAATCGGGCGCAGGCCGAGTGCCAAGGCTTTTTTGGTAACGAAGCGGGTTTGCGGCATCGGGCCTTCCTGTGCGTCAACCAGCAATACCACGCAATCCACCATGCCTAATACGCGCTCCACTTCGCCGCCGAAGTCGGCGTGTCCCGGAGTATCGACGATATTGATGTGGTAGCCCTCGTATTCGATGGCGGTGTTTTTGGCGAGTATGGTAATGCCGCGTTCTTTTTCGAGGTCGTTGCTGTCCATCACGCGCTCGTCAACCTGCTGGTTGGCGCGGAATGTGCCGGACTGGCGCAAGAGCTGGTCTACGAGGGTGGTTTTGCCGTGGTCGACGTGGGCGATGATGGCGATGTTGCGGATTTGTTTCATGGTTTTATTCTTCGATGCTGGATTTGGAAAACCGCGCATTATAACACCGTGATGCAGCGGGGGCAGATTTTTGCGGCTCGGGCGGATGGGAGGTGTGTTTTAGTTAAACTATGTAAATCACAAAAACAATTGAGAGCATTTATTAGTATTGCCAAGTTTAAAAAACCATTGCAAACAATCAGGTAATTTCAGACGGCATCATCCCCGCAGCAAGGTCTTTCCTGATAATTGTTTGTATTTTAAAAGGAAAGTTGCATTTCGTTTTCCCGCTGCTAGAATGGCTCCCGATTCAGAAAAACGCGCCGCGAGAGCGGGAACGCATTAAGCTGCCATCACCCAAACCACCACATTTATTTTTATTAATCAAATTATTAAAAGGAAAGAAAACATGAAAGGCGATAAAGCTGTCATCGATTATATGAACGAACTTCTGGCCGGCGAGCTGGCTGCACGCGACCAGTATTTCATCCACTCCCGTATGTATGCCGAATGGGGCTACAACAAACTCTTCGAGCGTTTGGGACACGAAATGGTTGAAGAAACCGAACACGCCGAACAGTTTATCCGCCGCATTCTGATGCTGGAAGGCACGCCGAACATGGTGCCCACCGCGCTGAATATCGGCACCGACCTGCCCTCCATGCTCAAAGCCGACCTGAACACCGAATTGGAAGTTCGCGCCGCTTTGAAAAAAGGCATCAAACTGTGCGAAGAGAAACAGGATTATGTTACCCGCGACATCATGGTCAAACAGCTTGCCGATACCGAAGAAGACCATGCGCACTGGCTCGAACAGCAGCTCCGCCTGATTGATCTGATGGGTTTGGAAAACTACACCCAGAGCCAGCTCTAAAAAGAAACGCGCAGAGCAGAAAGGAACAAATATGCAAGGCGACCGCACCGTTATCCGCGGGCTGAACAAAAACCTCGGCCTGCTGCTGGTAACCATCAACCAATACTTCCTCCACGCCCGTATCTTGAAAAACTGGGGTTTGGAAGAATTGTCGGAACACTTCTACAAACAATCCATCCGCGAGATGAAATCGGCCGACGCGCTGATCGAGCGCATCCTCCTGCTCGAAGGCCTGCCCAACCTGCAAGAGCTGGGCAAGCTGCTGATCGGCGAGAACACGGTTGAAATCATCAAATGCGATTTGGCCAAAGAAGAAGAAAAACACGCCGAGCTGGCCGCCGCCATCGCCCTGTGCGAAGAGCAGCAGGATTACGTCAGCCGTGCGCTGCTGGAAAAGCAGAAAGACATCAACGAAGAGCAAATCGACTGGCTGGAAACCCAGCAGGAGCTGATTGCCAAAATGGGCTTGGAAAACTACCTCCAATCCGGGGCGCAAGAGGACTGAGACGGGAAAACCCGCCGCTGCAAACCACTACCGAAACAGGCAGCACCCTGCACCCGCTCACGGCATACCGCAAAACGGTATGCCGCTTTTTTTTGCCTGCTTGAAAAAGGCGGAACGGACGCTGCCGTTCGTCTGCTTCGGCATGGCGGGGCAGGATGCGTGGTTGGCGCAAAACAAACAGGCCGTCTGAAAAATGTTTTTCAGACGGCCTGTTTGTTTTTTCTGTTTCAGATTTTTCCTGCTTCAAACCGCCGTTAAAAATTGAACAGCACCAGGCTCAGCGCGATGACCGCCATGCCGGAAGTCAGACCGTATACGGTTTCGTGGCCGTCCGAATAGCGTTTGGCGGCAGGCAGCAGCTCGTCCAGCGCGAGAAAGACCATCACGCCCGCAATGATGCCGAACACCGCACCGAATACGGGCGGGGACAGAAAAGGTTTCAAAAACACATAACCCAACACCGCGCCCAAAGGTTCGGCCAAACCGGAAACCAGGCAGGCAAGTACGGTTTTGCTGCGGCTGCGGGTGGCGAAATATACCGGCGCGGCGATGGAAATGCCTTCGGGAATATTGTGCACCGCAATTGCCAGCGCAAGCGGCAGGCCGACGGCGGGGTTTTCCAGCGTGGCGAAAAAGGTGGCCAGCCCTTCCGGAAAGTTGTGTGCGGTAATGGCGACGGCGGCCATAATGCCGACGCGGGCGGCGTGGCGGCGTTTGTTTTCCTGAAACGCGGGGTCGTGCGGGTCGAGCGTTTCATGCGGGTTGGGAATCATGCGGTCGATGAAGGCGATAAGGGCCAAGCCGGCGAGAAAGGCCAGAGTGGCGGCGGCAAAGCCGCGCTGCTGCCCGTAGGCCTGCGCGAAGGCTTCGGCGGATTTCGAGAAAATCTCGGTCAGCGACACATACACCATCGCCCCGCCGGCAAAGGCCAGGCCGAAAGAGAGTACGCGCGGATTGGGCGTTTTGGAAAAGACCACCATCGCGCTGCCGAACACGGTAAACAGCCCGGCGGCGGCGGTAATGGCAAAAGCGGTAAACAGATGGGGGAGGGCGGCGGTCATGGCGGAATTCTTGTACGGAAAAGCGCATAGTATTATCTTTAATAATTATTATCAACTATCGCAGAGATAAGGAAACGGCTTATCCGGCAAGAGACACAGGCCGGGCGGAAGGCACTGTCCGAAATACGCTTTTTCAGACGGCCTGCATCATTCTGGCGGCTGCGGGATGCAGGCGGGCTGCGGCCTTTGCAAAACCGCCGAATGCGGATGCGGTTTGGGGAAAGGTAGCGCAGCGTGTAAAAACATATCCGGCAGGCTGCAATATGGAAATCCGTTCCAAACGGGGACAAAGGCTACGCTCTGCCGCTCCCGTTCCCATGCGGGCAGAACGTTTTGCCGGCCGCAGGAAAAAACCGCTGCGTCGGGCAGGCATGGCGGCGGTGTTTTGCATTTGCCAAACGCGGACAGGATGGCCGCAGCCGGCATCCCGTATGTTTTTTCAGAAGGACGAAATGCAGATGCGGCGGGTACAGGCCGTCTGAAAACCGCTTTTCAGACGGCCTGTTTGTCCGTTTCCGCCCTCCTTAGGGCGGGTGCAGTCCAAGTGGGGTGCGTATCCGTTTTCCCGCCGCAGGGTGTGTCGCCCGGGCGGCGTATGCGTTTTGCGCCATACGGATGCAGAGGCCGTCTGAAATCCCAAGCCGCGCGTATGGCTGCGCCGCATACGCTACACGGGCCGTTGGCGCGAAAGCAAACAAGAGGCCGTCTGAAAATACGGTTTTCAGACGGCCTCTTGGCGGGGCTGGGTCAGTATTGCTCGGTGATGAGGCCGTTTTCGTCCCATACGGTGCGGCTGACGAGTTCGTCGTCCTGATAGACGGATTCGGACTTTTTCGCGCCGTTGCTGTGCCATTCGAGCATGATGCCGCTGCGTTTTTTGTCTGCGAAGGCGAGTTCGGCGGTGAGGCGGCCTTTTTCGTCCCATGACACCATTTCGGCGGGTTCGTCGTTTTTCATGACGACTTCGCTTTTGGGGCTGCCGTCGGGATACCATTGTTTCCATTTGCCGTTGGCTTTGTCGGCGTGGAATTCGATTTCGCTTTCTTTGCGGCCGTTGGGGTAGTAGCGCGCGCCCGTGCCTTCGGTCAGGCCGTTTTTGTAGGGCATGACGGCGGATTTGCCGCCGTTGTTGTACCAGTTGGTCCATTCGCCGTCGGGTTTGCCGTTTTGGTAGGGGGCGTGCATTTTTTTGCGGCCGTTGAGATGCCAGAGCACGAGGATGCCGTTGTCGAGCTTGGGGACGAACTGCCGGATTTGCGACAGGGGGGCGCGGTAGGGGTCGGAGTATTTGCGCCGCGACGGGTAGTAGAAGTCCTGCACTCTGGCATGGCTGCCTTCGGGGGTGTATTCGCGTATGTAGGCGTAGGCGGCAGGCTCTCCGGTGGGGCGGCCCTGTTGGTTGAAATAGATTTTCTGCGGGGCGGCCAGGGCGGCGGCGGTGCAGAGGGCGAGGAGGGCGGGGAGGAGGTGTTTTCGGTTCATGGTTGGTTTTGCCGGTAGGTTTTGATGTTGGCGAATTCGTAAAGGCCGAACTCGGAGAGTTCGCGGCCGTAGCCGGAGTCTTTGATGCCGCCGAAGGGCAGGCGCAGGTCGCTGCTGGTGTGGCGGTTGACATATACCGCGCCGGTTTGCAGCAGGGCGGCGTAGTGTCGGGCGGCCCGTTCGTCGGCAGTGTAGATGCTGGCTCCGAGTCCGTAGGGGTTGTCGTTGGCGAGGGCGACGGCGTGCTGCGGGTCGCGGGCGCGCAGGATGGCGGCGGCGGGGCCGAAGAGTTCTTCGCGGTAGGCGCGGCAGCCGGGCGGGACGCGGTCGAGGACGGTGGCGGGGTAGAACGTGCCTTTCCCTTCGGGCAGGTAGCCGCCGCAGAGGAGGATTGCGCCGTGGGCGACGGCATCCTGCACCTGCATATGGAGTTTTTCGCGCAGGTCGGCGCGGTGCATGGGGGCGAGGGTGGTGGCGGGGTCGAAGGGGTCGCCGCTTTTGAGTTTGGCGCATTCGGCCAGAAAGAGGCGGATAAAGGGTTCGGCGGTTTCTCCGACCAGGATGATGCGTTTGGCGGCGTTGCACGATTGTCCGGCATCGCGGAAGCGGGAGTAGCAGGCATCGCGGGCGGCCTGTTGCAGATCGGCATCGGGCAGGACGATGAAGGGATTGCTTCCGCCGAGTTCCAAGACGCTTTTTTTCAGACGGCCTGCCGCTGCGGCGGCGAGTTTGCGGCCGGTGGCGGCGGAGCCGGTGAAGGCGAATGCGTCGGCGGCGGCGATGGCGTGTTCTACGTCGCCGTGGGCAAGCCAGGCGGGGATGAGGGGAAGGCTGTCGGACACGGTGTCGAACAGGGTCGCGCTGATGCGGGCGACGCTGGGGGCGGGTTTGACGGCGCAGGCGTTGCCGGCGCAAAGGGCGGGCACGGCGAAACGGAGTATCTGCCAGACGGGGTAGTTCCACGGCATCACGGCGAAAACGATGCCCAGCGGGGCGAAGTGGATTTCGCTGCGGGCGGCGGGGGTGGGGACGGTTTGGGGGGAGAGCAGGGCGGGTGCGGTGCGGGCGCAGTGGCGGACGAGTTCGACGGATTTGGCCAGCTCGGCTTCGCATTCGCGCAGGCAGCGGCCGACTTCTTCGCAAATCATGCGGGCGAGGCGGCCTTTGGCGGCTTCGAGGCGGCCGGCAAAGGCTTCGAGCAGGGCTGCGCGTTCGCCGGCATCCAATGCGGCGAAGGCGGCCTGCCTGACGCGCAGGCGATCCAAGGCCGTCTGAAATTCCCGTATGGTTTGCGGCGGCCGCTCGTAGAGGGTGTCGCCGCTGAGGATGTGGGTGCTGCGGAACAAGGGCGGGTTCTCCGTTTGGTCGGTGTGCTTGTGCGCGAATGGTTTGAAGCGGTTTTCAGACGGCCTCAACGGTTTCGGCGGTGTGCGGCTGCGTTTGTGTTTTCAGACGGCATCTGCGGCAGGCCGTCTGAAAAGGCGCGGCGGTCAGGCGCACGGGTTTGTCTTTCTTTTGTGTTTTCAGACGGCCTGTTGCCGGTCTGTGCGGCGCGTGCCGCTTTTGCTGCTATTTGCTTTTCCTGCCTTTGCCGCCCTGTTTGGCTTTTGCGGCTTTGATCTCTTGCCAGCCGCCGTTTTTCCAGCAGTAGTCTTCGTGGCCGTAGTCGCGGATGCTGATGCGGTGTTCGACGCGGATGCAGCCTTTGCGGATGACTTCGACGTTGCCGACAAAGGCAATGACTTTATCGGGGTTGTCGTAGGGCACTTCTTTAAACTGCCGTGTGGCGGGGTTGAATAGGTAGAGTTCGTCGGCGGACAGGGTGTAGGCACCGACGATGCGTACGGCGATGTCGGGACGGCCGTCGCCGTTGTAGTCGCGGATTGCTACCAAGTCGCGGATTTTTTCTTTGAGGACGGGGAAATCGACGATGTCTTCGATGACTTGTACTTTGCCGGTTTCCCGATCGGTGATTTTCACCTGATAGCCGTTGTCGGAGAGGACTTGGGTTTCGACGGCGAAAGGGAAGCCGGCAGGGGTGGGGACGGAGTAGGTTGCAACGGGCGTGTCGGCAAAGGCGTTGGCGGCGGCAAAAATCAGGCAGGCGGCGGACAGGCGGCGCATGGGTTTTCCTTTCGGTTTGGCGGTTGGGCGGTTACTGCGGTGCCGGATCTGCGTTTTCAGACGGCCTCTGTACGGGCGGGCAGGGCGGCAGGAAAAAACGCGATGATACGCCC comes from the Kingella potus genome and includes:
- the radA gene encoding DNA repair protein RadA, which encodes MAKAPKTVYQCSECGGTSPKWQGKCPHCGEWNTLQESLAAPEPKNARFQSWAAESSQVQPLAHVTAQEVPRNPTGMGELDRVLGGGLVDGAVILLGGDPGIGKSTLLLQTVAKMAQSRKVLYVSGEESAQQVALRAQRLELPTEGVNLLAEIRMEAIQTALKQHQPEVVVIDSIQTMYSDQITSAPGSVSQVRECAAQLTRMAKQMGIAMILVGHVTKDGAIAGPRVLEHMVDTVLYFEGDQHSNYRMIRAIKNRFGAVNELGVFAMTEHGLKGVSNPSAIFLASYRDDVAGSCVLVTQEGSRPLLVEIQALVDDAHGFAPKRLTVGLEQNRLSMLLAVLNRHAGIACFDQDVFLNAVGGVKISEPAADLAVILAMLSSFRNKPLPEKMVAFGEIGLSGEVRPVARGQERLKEAEKLGFKRAIVPKANLPRSKKEFPNLELYGVERLDKAVELCRDLAQSD
- the typA gene encoding translational GTPase TypA, which produces MKQIRNIAIIAHVDHGKTTLVDQLLRQSGTFRANQQVDERVMDSNDLEKERGITILAKNTAIEYEGYHINIVDTPGHADFGGEVERVLGMVDCVVLLVDAQEGPMPQTRFVTKKALALGLRPIVVINKIDKPSARASWVIDQTFELFDKLGASDEQLDFPIVYASGLSGFARLEEDGTENDMRVLFETILKHTPEPSGDADAPLQLQISQLDYDNYTGRLGIGRILNGRIKPGQVVAVMNHETQVAQGRINQLLGFKGLERVPQDEAEAGDIVIISGIEDIGIGVTICDKENPVGVPMLSVDEPTLTMDFMVNTSPLAGTEGKFVTSRQIRDRLQKELLTNVALRVEDTADADVFRVSGRGELHLTILLENMRREGYEMAVGKPRVVFREINGQKCEPYENLTVDVPDDNQGAVMEELGRRRGELTNMESDGNGRTRLEYHIPARGLIGFQGEFMTMTRGTGLMSHVFDDYAPVKPDMPGRHNGVLVSQEQGEAVAYALWNLEDRGRMFVSPGEKIYEGMIIGIHSRDNDLVVNPLKGKKLTNVRASGTDEAVRLTTPIKLTLESAVEFIDDDELVEITPQSIRLRKRYLSEIERRRHFKKPD
- the bfr gene encoding bacterioferritin — its product is MKGDKAVIDYMNELLAGELAARDQYFIHSRMYAEWGYNKLFERLGHEMVEETEHAEQFIRRILMLEGTPNMVPTALNIGTDLPSMLKADLNTELEVRAALKKGIKLCEEKQDYVTRDIMVKQLADTEEDHAHWLEQQLRLIDLMGLENYTQSQL
- the bfr gene encoding bacterioferritin, whose translation is MQGDRTVIRGLNKNLGLLLVTINQYFLHARILKNWGLEELSEHFYKQSIREMKSADALIERILLLEGLPNLQELGKLLIGENTVEIIKCDLAKEEEKHAELAAAIALCEEQQDYVSRALLEKQKDINEEQIDWLETQQELIAKMGLENYLQSGAQED
- the zupT gene encoding zinc transporter ZupT, with translation MTAALPHLFTAFAITAAAGLFTVFGSAMVVFSKTPNPRVLSFGLAFAGGAMVYVSLTEIFSKSAEAFAQAYGQQRGFAAATLAFLAGLALIAFIDRMIPNPHETLDPHDPAFQENKRRHAARVGIMAAVAITAHNFPEGLATFFATLENPAVGLPLALAIAVHNIPEGISIAAPVYFATRSRSKTVLACLVSGLAEPLGAVLGYVFLKPFLSPPVFGAVFGIIAGVMVFLALDELLPAAKRYSDGHETVYGLTSGMAVIALSLVLFNF
- a CDS encoding toxin-antitoxin system YwqK family antitoxin, translating into MNRKHLLPALLALCTAAALAAPQKIYFNQQGRPTGEPAAYAYIREYTPEGSHARVQDFYYPSRRKYSDPYRAPLSQIRQFVPKLDNGILVLWHLNGRKKMHAPYQNGKPDGEWTNWYNNGGKSAVMPYKNGLTEGTGARYYPNGRKESEIEFHADKANGKWKQWYPDGSPKSEVVMKNDEPAEMVSWDEKGRLTAELAFADKKRSGIMLEWHSNGAKKSESVYQDDELVSRTVWDENGLITEQY
- a CDS encoding aldehyde dehydrogenase family protein, whose amino-acid sequence is MFRSTHILSGDTLYERPPQTIREFQTALDRLRVRQAAFAALDAGERAALLEAFAGRLEAAKGRLARMICEEVGRCLRECEAELAKSVELVRHCARTAPALLSPQTVPTPAARSEIHFAPLGIVFAVMPWNYPVWQILRFAVPALCAGNACAVKPAPSVARISATLFDTVSDSLPLIPAWLAHGDVEHAIAAADAFAFTGSAATGRKLAAAAAGRLKKSVLELGGSNPFIVLPDADLQQAARDACYSRFRDAGQSCNAAKRIILVGETAEPFIRLFLAECAKLKSGDPFDPATTLAPMHRADLREKLHMQVQDAVAHGAILLCGGYLPEGKGTFYPATVLDRVPPGCRAYREELFGPAAAILRARDPQHAVALANDNPYGLGASIYTADERAARHYAALLQTGAVYVNRHTSSDLRLPFGGIKDSGYGRELSEFGLYEFANIKTYRQNQP
- a CDS encoding XAC2610-related protein; amino-acid sequence: MRRLSAACLIFAAANAFADTPVATYSVPTPAGFPFAVETQVLSDNGYQVKITDRETGKVQVIEDIVDFPVLKEKIRDLVAIRDYNGDGRPDIAVRIVGAYTLSADELYLFNPATRQFKEVPYDNPDKVIAFVGNVEVIRKGCIRVEHRISIRDYGHEDYCWKNGGWQEIKAAKAKQGGKGRKSK